One part of the Streptomyces lydicus genome encodes these proteins:
- the rapZ gene encoding RNase adapter RapZ, which produces MSTEREPQETERDGAQVSTGTMRESDQGESAAIPELVIISGMSGAGRSTAAKCLEDLGWFVVDNIPPELIAPMVELGARSQGNVARIAVVVDVRGRRFFANLKESLATLDAQNVKRRIVFLESSDEALVRRFESVRRPHPLQGDGRIVDGIAAERDLLRELRGDADLVIDTSSLNVHELRAKMDAQFAGEEVPELRATVMSFGFKYGLPVDADMVIDCRFIPNPHWVPELRPFTGLNDEVSTYVFSQPGSKEFLDGYAELLRIVAEGYRREGKRYVTIAVGCTGGKHRSVAMSEKLARRLVSEGVETVVVHRDMGRE; this is translated from the coding sequence ATGAGTACAGAGCGCGAACCGCAGGAAACCGAGAGAGACGGTGCACAGGTGAGTACGGGCACGATGCGCGAGTCCGACCAGGGAGAGAGCGCCGCGATCCCGGAGCTGGTGATCATCTCCGGGATGTCCGGCGCCGGCCGCAGCACGGCAGCGAAGTGCCTGGAGGACCTCGGCTGGTTCGTCGTCGACAACATCCCGCCCGAGCTGATCGCCCCGATGGTTGAGCTGGGCGCCCGCTCGCAGGGCAACGTCGCCCGCATCGCGGTCGTCGTCGACGTCCGCGGCCGCCGCTTCTTCGCCAACCTCAAGGAGTCGCTGGCCACCCTCGACGCGCAGAACGTCAAGCGCCGCATCGTCTTCCTGGAGTCCTCCGACGAGGCCCTGGTGCGCCGCTTCGAGTCGGTGCGCCGCCCGCACCCCCTCCAGGGCGACGGCCGGATCGTCGACGGCATCGCCGCCGAGCGCGATCTGCTGCGCGAGCTGCGCGGCGACGCCGACCTGGTCATCGACACCTCCAGCCTCAACGTCCACGAGCTGCGCGCCAAGATGGACGCCCAGTTCGCCGGCGAGGAGGTCCCCGAGCTGCGCGCCACCGTCATGTCCTTCGGCTTCAAGTACGGCCTGCCGGTCGACGCCGACATGGTCATCGACTGCCGCTTCATTCCCAACCCGCACTGGGTCCCCGAGCTGCGCCCCTTCACCGGCCTGAACGACGAGGTCTCCACCTACGTCTTCAGCCAGCCCGGCTCCAAGGAGTTCCTCGACGGCTACGCCGAGCTGCTGCGGATCGTCGCGGAGGGCTACCGCCGTGAGGGCAAGCGCTATGTGACCATCGCCGTGGGCTGCACGGGCGGCAAGCACCGCAGTGTCGCG